The Vicia villosa cultivar HV-30 ecotype Madison, WI linkage group LG1, Vvil1.0, whole genome shotgun sequence genome includes a region encoding these proteins:
- the LOC131638189 gene encoding ATP-dependent Clp protease proteolytic subunit-related protein 4, chloroplastic yields the protein MEVATANSAFTFAVNKPMLLFPSSSRTLTPIKAIKSSFRNSISTDFVAPSTVITSSSSLFSGHKLRPPCLNPASFQSSGAKRGVVTMVIPFKRGTAWEQPPPDLASYLFKNRIVYLGMSLVPSVTELMVAEFLYLQYDDEKKPIYMYINSTGTTKGDVKLGYETEALAVYDLMSYIKAPIFTLCVGNAWGEAALLLAAGSKGNRSALPSSTIMIRQPITRYQGQATDVNLARREISKVKTELVNLLAKHTEKTPEQIEADVRRPKYFSPSEAIEYGIIDKVLYNERGSKDHGVVSDLKKAQLI from the exons ATGGAGGTTGCAACCGCCAACTCAGCTTTTACCTTCGCAGTCAACAAGCCCATGCTACTGTTTCCTTCTTCATCAAGAACCCTAACCCCTATCAAAGCCATCAAATCCTCTTTCAGGAACTCTATCTCCACCGATTTCGTCGCACCTTCAACCGTAATCACCAGTTCCTCTAGCCTTTTCTCCGGTCACAAGCTCCGACCTCCTTGCCTCAATCCGGCGTCATTTCAAAGTTCCGGCGCCAAAAGAGGCGTCGTTACTATG GTTATTCCTTTCAAAAGAGGGACTGCATGGGAGCAACCTCCACCAGACTTGGCTTCTTACTTGTTCAAAAATCGAATTGTTTACTTGGGCATGTCTCTCGTTCCATCTGTCACAGAGTTGATGGTTGctgaatttctttaccttcaatATGATGATGAAAAAAAACCCATTTATATGTACATAAACTCCACTGGGACAACCAAG GGAGATGTGAAGTTGGGTTATGAGACTGAAGCACTTGCAGTTTATGATTTAATGAG CTATATCAAAGCTCCTATTTTTACTCTATGTGTTGGCAATGCTTGGGGAGAGGCAGCCTTACTTTTGGCTGCTGGTTCAAAGGGTAACCGTTCTGCTTTGCCATCATCAACTATAATGATAAGACAG CCAATTACACGGTATCAAGGTCAAGCAACAGATGTCAACCTTGCAAGAAGAGAAATCTCGAAAGTGAAGACAGAATTG GTTAATTTGTTAGCCAAACACACTGAAAAAACACCCGAGCAGATTGAAGCTGATGTTCGGCGTCCAAAGTATTTTAGTCCTAGTGAAGCTATTGAGTATGGAATCATAGACAAG GTATTGTACAATGAGAGGGGCTCTAAGGACCATGGCGTTGTTTCTGACCTTAAAAAGGCACAGCTTATTTGA
- the LOC131638201 gene encoding expansin-like B1 produces MELTFNHQQLGLVCVILLLPHLCFSQDSFTDSRATYYGSPDCYGTPRGACGFGEYGRTVNDGSVAGVSKLWKNGSGCGACYQVRCKIPQYCDENGANIVVTDYGEGDRTDFIMSPRGYSRLGRNEDASAELFKYGVVDVEYKRVPCMYNGYNIVTQVHENSKNPDYLAVVVLYVDGMYDVNAVEIWQEDCQEWELMRRAYGVVFDSADPPNGEIYLRFQVSGNDGVYWVQSKNAIPSDWKAGAAYDTMVQLN; encoded by the exons ATGGAACTCACTTTTAACCACCAACAACTTGGCCTTGTTTGTGTCATACTACTCTTACCTCACCTTTGTTTCTCACAAGACTCTTTTACTGACTCAAGAGCAACATATTACGGTAGTCCAGATTGCTACGGGACCCCAA gGGGAGCTTGTGGCTTTGGAGAATATGGAAGGACAGTGAATGATGGCAGTGTTGCAGGTGTGTCTAAGCTATGGAAGAATGGTAGTGGCTGTGGTGCATGCTATcag GTGAGGTGTAAAATACCTCAATACTGCGATGAAAATGGAGCAAACATTGTGGTAACAGACTACGGCGAAGGAGATAGAACAGACTTCATAATGAGTCCTCGCGGCTACTCAAGATTAGGGCGCAACGAAGACGCATCTGCAGAGCTCTTCAAATACGGTGTAGTAGATGTTGAATACAAAAGAGTTCCATGCATGTACAACGGCTATAACATAGTGACTCAAGTCCATGAAAACAGCAAAAACCCTGATTACTTGGCTGTTGTGGTTCTGTACGTAGATGGAATGTATGATGTCAATGCTGTTGAGATATGGCAGGAAGATTGCCAAGAATGGGAGCTAATGAGGAGGGCCTATGGAGTGGTGTTTGACTCGGCGGATCCTCCAAATGGTGAAATATATTTGAGGTTTCAAGTGAGTGGAAATGATGGTGTTTATTGGGTGCAGTCGAAGAATGCTATTCCTAGTGATTGGAAAGCTGGTGCTGCATATGACACCATGGTTCAGCTTAATTAG